In a single window of the Candidatus Nanopelagicales bacterium genome:
- a CDS encoding AMP-binding protein, translating to MQEFTEPELVSPPTTGNLSDHLLDSERLAPNQPAIALPSGGGWTDLTYQEFADDVRAVAKGVAASGVQVGDRVGIMSRTRYEWTLVDYALWYAGAVPVPIYETSSAEQVEWILGDSGAVGVFLESDKHKEVFDQVSGALPAVTRPWVFDDGAIDDLRAAGTDIDDEELENRRSSVTPDSVATIIYTSGTTGRPKGCTLTHSNFMFEVDAVIAGAPEVFAPGQSTLLFLPIAHVFGRVIEIACIRGRIRLAHTADVTELLPNLASFQPTFLLSVPRVFERVFNGAQTKAVAGGKGKIFNAAADVAIEYSQALDGSGPGILLRLKHAIFDRLVYGKLRAAMGGHVKHAVSGGAALGDRLGHFFRGVGVTILEGYGLTETSAASTVNRPGGLKVGTVGRPIPGTSVRIADDGEIMLKGPHIFRGYWNNDAATKEAIEPDGWFHSGDIGQIDSDGYLRITGRKKELIVTAGGKNVAPAVLEDRLRAHTLVSQCMVVGDGKPFIACLVTLDVESLPAWLEHNGKPADTSPAELVDDPTLIAEIQKAVDEANKAVSRAESIRKFTVLPVDWTEAGGQLTPSLKLKRNVVMTEFADEVAALYG from the coding sequence ATGCAGGAGTTCACCGAACCAGAACTGGTCTCGCCCCCCACCACGGGCAACCTGAGCGACCATCTCTTGGACAGTGAACGCCTAGCCCCCAACCAGCCGGCCATAGCGCTACCTTCCGGTGGCGGCTGGACCGATCTGACCTACCAGGAGTTCGCCGACGACGTCCGAGCCGTTGCCAAGGGCGTTGCCGCCAGTGGCGTTCAGGTCGGCGATCGCGTCGGGATCATGTCCCGGACTCGTTACGAGTGGACCCTGGTCGACTACGCCTTGTGGTACGCCGGCGCGGTTCCCGTCCCCATTTACGAAACTTCCAGCGCGGAACAGGTGGAGTGGATCCTCGGTGACTCCGGTGCCGTGGGTGTTTTCCTCGAATCCGACAAGCACAAGGAAGTGTTCGATCAGGTCAGTGGAGCACTCCCCGCCGTTACTCGGCCATGGGTGTTCGACGACGGCGCTATCGACGACCTCCGGGCGGCCGGTACGGACATCGATGACGAGGAACTCGAGAATCGGCGCTCGAGCGTCACTCCCGACAGTGTCGCCACCATCATCTACACATCTGGGACGACAGGGCGCCCCAAGGGGTGCACCCTGACTCACAGCAACTTCATGTTCGAGGTCGACGCTGTGATCGCGGGGGCCCCCGAGGTGTTCGCCCCGGGTCAGTCCACGTTGCTCTTCCTGCCCATCGCGCATGTCTTCGGCCGGGTCATCGAGATTGCGTGCATCCGCGGCCGGATTCGGCTGGCCCACACCGCTGATGTCACCGAACTGCTGCCCAACCTGGCATCGTTTCAGCCGACGTTCCTGCTGTCGGTTCCCCGCGTGTTCGAACGGGTCTTCAACGGAGCCCAGACCAAGGCGGTTGCCGGCGGGAAGGGCAAGATCTTCAACGCCGCTGCTGACGTGGCCATCGAGTACAGCCAAGCCCTGGACGGTTCGGGCCCGGGCATCCTGCTGCGCCTGAAGCATGCGATTTTCGACCGTCTGGTGTACGGCAAACTCCGCGCCGCGATGGGCGGCCACGTCAAGCACGCAGTCTCGGGTGGTGCCGCGCTCGGCGACCGCCTCGGCCATTTCTTCCGCGGGGTCGGTGTGACAATCCTCGAGGGGTACGGGCTGACGGAGACTTCGGCGGCGTCAACGGTCAACCGTCCCGGCGGGCTCAAGGTGGGGACTGTCGGGCGCCCGATCCCCGGGACCTCTGTGCGCATCGCCGACGACGGCGAGATCATGCTCAAGGGTCCCCACATCTTCCGGGGCTACTGGAACAACGATGCCGCCACCAAAGAGGCCATCGAGCCGGACGGATGGTTCCACTCCGGGGATATCGGCCAGATCGACTCGGACGGCTACCTGCGGATAACCGGCCGAAAGAAGGAATTGATCGTCACCGCGGGCGGCAAGAACGTCGCCCCCGCAGTACTGGAGGATCGACTGCGAGCACACACACTCGTCAGTCAGTGCATGGTCGTCGGCGACGGGAAGCCATTCATCGCCTGTCTGGTCACGCTCGATGTGGAGTCACTGCCCGCATGGCTGGAGCACAACGGCAAACCGGCCGACACCTCGCCCGCGGAACTCGTGGACGATCCGACGCTCATCGCGGAGATCCAGAAGGCCGTCGACGAGGCGAACAAGGCAGTTTCACGAGCAGAGTCCATCCGCAAGTTCACCGTGCTCCCCGTCGACTGGACCGAAGCGGGCGGCCAACTGACGCCCTCGTTGAAGCTGAAGCGCAACGTCGTGATGACGGAGTTCGCGGACGAGGTGGCTGCACTGTACGGGTGA
- a CDS encoding polyketide cyclase / dehydrase and lipid transport, with product MPVVDLVDETFIVASPATLAAVVADRSRWRVWWPDLTLHVFMDRGEQGIRWSATGALVGSVEVWLEPFGDGAILHYYLRGDPTTDPEGTRARTLPDSPRGRRVADRLRRRHALRWKRSVWALKYELEADRPPGTGGW from the coding sequence ATGCCGGTTGTTGACCTGGTGGATGAGACATTCATTGTTGCGTCACCGGCCACCCTCGCTGCCGTGGTGGCAGACCGGAGCCGGTGGCGGGTGTGGTGGCCCGACCTCACCCTGCATGTGTTCATGGACCGCGGCGAGCAAGGCATCCGGTGGTCGGCGACCGGTGCGCTGGTCGGATCGGTCGAGGTGTGGCTGGAGCCGTTCGGCGACGGAGCGATCCTGCATTACTACCTGAGGGGCGACCCCACGACGGATCCGGAAGGCACCCGCGCGCGGACCCTGCCCGATTCTCCACGTGGTCGACGGGTGGCCGACCGGCTGCGCCGCCGCCACGCCCTGCGATGGAAGCGCAGTGTGTGGGCCCTGAAGTACGAACTGGAAGCCGACCGCCCTCCCGGTACCGGCGGGTGGTGA
- a CDS encoding metallophosphoesterase, with protein sequence MRIHLVSDVHNRTQGLAAAGVGCDLFICLGDLVLFLDYDDPGDGIFAEVFGPDNARRYIELRSQLRFDEARTFARELWEAVGAEPWTVISEKVNAQYAALFAAMPEGLLTYGNVDVPALWASHLRPGHEVVDGTTVDVGGIRFGFVGGGLRTPMRTPFEITDEEYAAKVAALGPVDVLCAHIPPAVPECTYDVVARRLERGSQALREYIEDIQPAFALHGHVHQPLTSRVSIGRTQVVNVGHFRSRGRPYVLDLG encoded by the coding sequence ATGCGCATTCATCTCGTATCGGACGTGCACAACCGCACACAAGGGCTGGCGGCGGCCGGCGTCGGGTGCGACTTGTTCATCTGTCTCGGAGATCTGGTGCTCTTCTTGGACTACGACGACCCGGGCGACGGCATCTTCGCCGAGGTCTTCGGTCCGGACAACGCACGCCGGTACATCGAACTGCGTTCGCAGTTGCGTTTCGATGAGGCCCGCACGTTCGCCCGGGAGTTGTGGGAAGCCGTGGGTGCGGAACCCTGGACAGTCATCTCCGAGAAGGTCAATGCTCAGTACGCGGCGCTCTTCGCAGCCATGCCCGAGGGGCTGCTGACCTATGGCAACGTCGATGTCCCCGCGCTGTGGGCCTCCCACCTGCGCCCCGGTCACGAAGTCGTCGATGGCACTACGGTTGATGTCGGAGGCATCCGATTCGGCTTCGTGGGCGGTGGATTGCGGACCCCCATGCGGACACCGTTCGAAATCACCGATGAGGAGTACGCGGCGAAGGTCGCGGCACTCGGGCCGGTCGATGTCTTGTGCGCGCACATCCCCCCAGCCGTGCCCGAATGCACCTACGACGTGGTCGCTCGAAGACTGGAGCGCGGGTCACAGGCGCTGCGGGAGTACATAGAGGACATCCAGCCCGCCTTTGCGCTTCATGGTCATGTTCATCAACCACTCACGTCCCGCGTCAGCATCGGGCGCACGCAAGTCGTGAATGTCGGCCACTTCCGCTCGCGGGGTCGTCCGTATGTCCTGGACCTGGGTTGA
- a CDS encoding CorA family divalent cation transporter, with protein sequence MKATMFDGRVTRPFTAQDHNVLSADTPFAWIDVRADGPHDPEVAPFLAGIGFEDPLVSFTSHSEGTGMFQQFAGNLVGATWATSDDSNDPVLVHLVWNPDRMITIRCGADKVMATVKEQIDARGQHLFAHPTAVPGVVMEIILNSVDRCLTQIAGSVDALDGAIISSVDPGQLEQLRAVRSDLAPWARVLPSYLDNVNQAIIDPTSLPGMDATGAQYLQAYSARVQSTVSRVGGVLDAVRNAAQDYQTEVANRQGQRINQLTIVSIVFLPVTFLTGYFGMNFQWLVNSTQSFGIWILLGVLLPIAIVLTSVGVLSRHGFTLAGSPRRGATRRSSPAESPR encoded by the coding sequence ATGAAGGCAACCATGTTCGACGGGCGCGTGACGCGTCCCTTCACGGCTCAGGACCACAACGTGCTGTCTGCTGACACCCCGTTCGCGTGGATCGATGTGCGGGCTGACGGCCCGCATGACCCCGAAGTAGCCCCGTTCCTCGCGGGCATCGGGTTTGAGGATCCGCTGGTGTCCTTCACCTCGCATTCCGAAGGCACGGGGATGTTCCAGCAGTTCGCGGGCAATCTGGTCGGGGCCACTTGGGCAACGTCGGACGACAGCAATGACCCTGTTCTGGTTCATCTGGTCTGGAATCCCGACCGGATGATCACGATCCGTTGCGGTGCCGACAAGGTCATGGCGACCGTCAAGGAGCAGATCGACGCACGAGGTCAACACCTCTTCGCGCATCCCACCGCTGTCCCGGGCGTGGTGATGGAGATCATCTTGAACAGTGTCGACCGGTGTCTCACCCAGATCGCCGGCAGCGTCGACGCTCTGGATGGGGCGATCATCTCGTCGGTGGACCCCGGACAACTGGAACAGCTCCGAGCCGTCCGTAGCGACCTGGCGCCGTGGGCCCGTGTCCTGCCCTCCTATCTGGACAACGTGAACCAGGCCATCATCGACCCGACCTCGTTGCCGGGTATGGATGCCACCGGTGCCCAATACCTCCAGGCGTACAGCGCACGCGTCCAAAGCACCGTCTCTCGTGTCGGTGGAGTGCTGGATGCCGTCCGCAACGCTGCCCAGGACTATCAGACCGAGGTGGCCAACCGGCAAGGACAGCGCATCAACCAACTCACCATCGTGTCGATCGTGTTCCTCCCGGTCACGTTTCTGACGGGGTACTTCGGCATGAACTTCCAGTGGTTGGTCAACTCGACCCAGTCGTTCGGGATCTGGATCCTGTTGGGAGTCCTACTCCCGATCGCGATCGTCCTGACATCCGTGGGGGTCCTGTCTCGGCACGGCTTCACTCTCGCGGGTTCACCGCGGAGGGGTGCGACGCGGAGGAGTTCGCCGGCCGAGTCCCCCAGATGA
- a CDS encoding SRPBCC family protein, whose product MAERTQAELEIAAPPARIMATIADIDSYPQWCPGVSTARVLVEFPDGRPREVEMVFDSGPIQDTHIYRYDSWGDREVRWHLIAGETVTGLWGVYSCHTLQPRNTLVSYRLAMDLAVPIIGALKRRAEKVIVRTALKGLKERIESQP is encoded by the coding sequence ATGGCGGAACGGACCCAGGCCGAGCTGGAGATCGCTGCGCCGCCCGCTCGGATCATGGCGACCATCGCCGACATCGATTCCTACCCCCAGTGGTGCCCCGGTGTCAGCACCGCGCGAGTGCTCGTCGAATTTCCCGATGGCCGGCCGCGGGAAGTCGAGATGGTGTTCGATTCCGGTCCCATCCAGGACACGCACATCTATCGCTACGACTCGTGGGGCGATCGGGAAGTCAGGTGGCACCTGATCGCCGGTGAGACGGTCACCGGGTTATGGGGTGTCTACTCCTGTCACACCCTCCAGCCCCGCAACACGCTGGTGTCGTACCGCTTGGCCATGGATCTCGCGGTACCCATCATCGGAGCCCTGAAGCGACGCGCCGAGAAGGTCATTGTCCGCACGGCCCTGAAGGGCCTGAAGGAGCGGATCGAGTCACAACCGTGA
- a CDS encoding ArsA family ATPase, with translation MTRVLLFTGKGGVGKTTLSAASAIACADTGLRTLVMSTDPAHSLADVLAAHVKPGVAVPLSDNLWLEHIDSRMLLERSWGAVQDYLLNVLSSAGVDTVSAEELTVLPGAEEVLALLEVRDKVRSGVYDVVVLDCAPTAETLRLLALPEALEWYMRRIWPLERRVVTALRAPLSKATRVPMPDSGVLDAVERLHSDLAQVRDVLTSDDASVRLVMTPDTVVLAEARRTLTSLSLYGYRVDGALANRVFPRGRDAWRSGWASAQRVRLDQARADLDPIPLFAVPYQDSEPVGLPDLRALAEQVYPDGDPLALPAVEPPLQLERLGDQIVLVLHLPLAAKGDVDLAERGNELIITVGPYRRVLALPGALQRYGIAGAGLVDGVLRVRFRPHDKGRQR, from the coding sequence GTGACACGTGTGCTGCTGTTCACCGGCAAGGGTGGTGTGGGCAAGACCACTCTGTCTGCGGCGTCAGCGATCGCTTGTGCAGACACGGGCTTGCGCACTTTGGTGATGTCGACCGATCCAGCACATTCGCTGGCCGACGTCCTCGCCGCTCACGTGAAACCAGGAGTAGCGGTCCCGCTGTCCGACAATCTCTGGCTCGAACACATCGACTCACGCATGCTGCTCGAGCGTTCCTGGGGAGCCGTGCAGGATTACCTGCTCAATGTGTTGTCGTCGGCCGGAGTGGACACGGTGTCCGCCGAGGAACTGACGGTCCTCCCAGGCGCCGAAGAGGTGTTGGCGCTCCTCGAGGTTCGGGACAAGGTCAGATCCGGTGTCTATGACGTCGTGGTCCTGGATTGCGCCCCGACCGCCGAGACGCTTCGGCTGCTGGCTCTTCCTGAGGCGCTGGAGTGGTACATGCGGCGGATCTGGCCACTGGAGCGTCGAGTGGTGACGGCTCTGCGCGCACCCTTGAGCAAAGCCACGCGGGTGCCCATGCCCGACTCGGGAGTCCTTGACGCTGTCGAGCGGTTGCACTCGGACCTCGCGCAGGTCCGTGACGTGCTGACATCGGACGACGCATCGGTGCGACTGGTCATGACCCCCGACACAGTCGTTCTGGCCGAGGCTCGGCGTACGCTCACCTCGTTGTCGCTGTACGGGTACCGGGTTGACGGGGCACTGGCCAACCGCGTGTTCCCTCGTGGTCGCGATGCGTGGCGATCGGGTTGGGCGTCGGCTCAGCGGGTCCGGCTCGATCAGGCGCGGGCGGATCTCGACCCGATCCCGCTGTTCGCTGTGCCGTATCAGGACAGCGAACCAGTGGGACTGCCGGACCTGCGCGCTCTCGCCGAGCAGGTGTACCCGGACGGGGACCCGTTGGCGCTGCCCGCCGTGGAGCCGCCCCTGCAACTGGAACGGCTCGGCGATCAGATCGTGTTGGTGTTGCACCTGCCGCTCGCCGCCAAGGGGGATGTGGACCTGGCGGAACGGGGCAATGAACTGATCATCACCGTCGGCCCCTACCGCAGGGTGCTGGCGCTACCAGGGGCGTTGCAGCGATACGGGATCGCCGGCGCCGGCCTGGTGGACGGTGTGCTCAGAGTCCGATTCCGGCCGCACGACAAAGGACGGCAGCGATGA
- a CDS encoding ROK family glucokinase: protein MTSKKSVSYTAGVDIGGTKIAVGVVNPDGDLVDSNRSSTPVRDPDAVLDVIVELLDGFSQYDIEAVGIGVAGLIDSSRSRVIFAPNLGWVEEPLRQQVERAVGLPTVIENDANAAAWGEYRFGAGKGKDDLVMVTVGTGIGGGIVLGGRLQRGANGIGAEFGHLRLVPDGRLCGCGRHGCWEQYASGNALVRTARGLAAEHRSEARVMLALGDGTPEGIQGLHVTEAAERGDSVAIEAFEVVGAWLARGMVEVATLLDPAAFVIGGGVIEAGELLLGPATTEYAAQLVARSQRPMTEIIPAELGNLAGIVGAADLARDHGPAPETVRRPAAKSSAGADREAAVAAATGSAKKVAEAVETSTAAAKSTAAKKSEAVARKTPKK, encoded by the coding sequence GTGACCAGCAAGAAGTCCGTGTCCTACACCGCCGGAGTCGACATCGGCGGCACGAAGATCGCCGTTGGGGTGGTGAATCCGGACGGGGACCTGGTTGACAGCAATCGCAGTTCCACCCCGGTCCGCGACCCGGACGCCGTGCTCGACGTCATCGTCGAACTGCTCGACGGGTTCTCGCAATACGACATCGAGGCTGTCGGTATCGGGGTGGCGGGCTTGATCGACTCCTCACGTTCCCGCGTGATCTTCGCCCCCAATCTGGGCTGGGTCGAGGAGCCTCTGCGGCAACAGGTCGAGCGGGCGGTGGGACTGCCCACGGTGATCGAGAACGACGCCAACGCCGCCGCCTGGGGCGAGTACCGGTTCGGTGCCGGCAAAGGCAAGGACGACCTGGTCATGGTGACCGTCGGCACGGGAATCGGCGGTGGCATCGTGCTGGGTGGCCGACTGCAGCGGGGGGCCAACGGAATCGGGGCCGAGTTCGGACACCTGCGCCTGGTGCCGGACGGGCGGTTGTGCGGGTGTGGTCGGCACGGCTGCTGGGAGCAGTACGCCAGCGGCAACGCCTTGGTCCGTACCGCGCGAGGCCTCGCTGCCGAGCACCGCTCGGAAGCGCGGGTCATGCTTGCGCTGGGCGATGGAACTCCGGAAGGGATCCAGGGTTTGCACGTCACGGAGGCCGCGGAACGCGGCGACAGCGTCGCCATCGAGGCGTTCGAGGTCGTCGGAGCCTGGCTGGCGCGGGGCATGGTAGAAGTGGCCACTCTTCTCGACCCTGCGGCATTCGTGATCGGTGGTGGTGTCATCGAAGCTGGTGAACTCCTGTTGGGACCCGCCACGACGGAGTACGCGGCACAGCTGGTCGCTCGATCGCAGCGACCCATGACCGAGATCATCCCCGCCGAGTTGGGCAACCTGGCCGGCATCGTCGGTGCCGCCGACCTCGCGCGAGACCATGGCCCGGCCCCGGAGACCGTCCGACGCCCAGCCGCGAAATCGTCGGCTGGGGCGGATCGAGAGGCTGCCGTCGCGGCTGCCACGGGCTCGGCCAAGAAGGTGGCCGAAGCGGTCGAGACGAGTACTGCCGCGGCGAAGTCAACAGCGGCCAAGAAGTCCGAGGCAGTCGCCCGCAAGACGCCGAAGAAGTAG
- a CDS encoding TIGR00300 family protein has product MRGHILDTRELPRVLNEILEGHGDFVIERFEIGKHPDDESWVQIMVSADEPELLRDVLNRLQQFGANLVDPGEPNIVVADVAGSLPLGFYSSTNLETQVMLDGEWRTVENPEMDCGIVIEDGIPLTRPMADIEVGDRVVVGPRGVRVVTEPLKLNPDDSHFEFMNSVVSSEKPQALQVRLIADDFRRVKAEGKKILWVGGPAIVHTGSGPAMVALIEAGFVDILFAGNALATHDIESNMYGTSLGVDLSDATGVEHGHEHHLRAINRVRRSGSIAAAVEEGVITGGIMHAMVKADREFILVGSVRDDGPLPDVYTDVIDGQRAMRAALADVGYAIMVATMLHAIATGNLMPASIPLVCVDINPATVTKLADRGSAQAVGVVTDIGLFMEQLAMELVPGYRSS; this is encoded by the coding sequence ATGCGAGGCCACATCCTCGACACGCGGGAACTGCCCCGTGTCCTGAACGAAATCCTCGAAGGCCACGGCGATTTCGTCATCGAACGCTTCGAGATCGGCAAGCACCCGGATGACGAGTCCTGGGTGCAGATCATGGTGTCCGCCGACGAGCCGGAGCTACTGCGCGACGTGCTCAACCGACTCCAGCAGTTCGGGGCGAACCTGGTGGACCCCGGCGAACCGAACATCGTTGTCGCGGACGTGGCCGGAAGCCTGCCCCTGGGCTTCTACTCCTCGACGAACCTCGAGACACAGGTCATGCTCGATGGCGAGTGGCGGACGGTCGAAAACCCCGAGATGGACTGCGGCATCGTGATCGAGGATGGGATACCGCTCACTCGCCCCATGGCCGACATCGAGGTCGGCGACCGGGTCGTCGTCGGCCCGCGTGGCGTTCGAGTGGTCACGGAACCGCTGAAACTCAACCCGGATGACAGCCACTTCGAGTTCATGAACTCGGTCGTGTCGAGCGAGAAACCCCAGGCCCTCCAGGTCCGCCTGATCGCGGATGACTTCCGCCGCGTCAAGGCGGAGGGCAAGAAGATCCTGTGGGTGGGTGGACCCGCGATCGTGCACACCGGATCGGGGCCGGCCATGGTGGCCTTGATCGAGGCGGGCTTTGTCGACATCTTGTTCGCCGGCAACGCGCTGGCGACCCACGACATCGAGTCGAACATGTACGGAACTTCGCTGGGCGTCGATCTGTCCGATGCCACTGGTGTCGAACACGGCCACGAGCATCACCTGCGCGCCATCAACCGGGTGCGCCGATCAGGGTCGATCGCCGCCGCAGTCGAGGAGGGAGTCATCACCGGCGGGATCATGCACGCCATGGTCAAGGCCGATCGGGAGTTCATCCTGGTGGGCTCCGTCCGCGATGACGGCCCCCTGCCCGACGTCTACACGGATGTGATCGACGGCCAACGGGCTATGCGCGCGGCGCTGGCCGACGTCGGCTACGCCATCATGGTGGCGACCATGCTGCACGCCATCGCGACCGGCAACCTGATGCCCGCATCCATTCCGCTGGTATGCGTGGACATCAACCCTGCGACTGTGACCAAACTGGCCGATCGAGGCTCGGCGCAGGCGGTCGGAGTGGTCACCGACATCGGACTGTTCATGGAGCAACTCGCCATGGAGTTGGTGCCGGGCTACCGCAGTAGCTGA
- a CDS encoding alpha/beta fold hydrolase, protein MPLMAGAEPITVDGNRTGVLLVHGFTSTPQSMRDWARFLADAGYTVSAPRLPGHGTSLSECNRTTWHDWYAEVARAFDALRARCDQVFVFGQSMGGTLSLRLAADRGEQVAGLVLVNPSVFTTRPDRHLLPVLARVVPAWPGIANDIKKKDGEAEVAYDKIPVKAAYSLSKLWANVKPDIPRVSQPILIFTSPDDHTVEPENSDYLLEHVNSVDRHQELLPDSYHVATLDNDAPQIFADSLAFIQRLTE, encoded by the coding sequence ATGCCCCTGATGGCCGGCGCAGAGCCCATCACCGTCGACGGCAACCGCACCGGCGTGTTGCTGGTCCACGGATTCACGTCAACGCCGCAGAGCATGCGTGACTGGGCGCGGTTCCTCGCCGATGCCGGGTACACGGTGTCCGCCCCGAGGCTGCCCGGACATGGGACATCTCTGTCGGAGTGCAATCGCACCACCTGGCACGACTGGTACGCCGAGGTGGCCCGGGCCTTCGACGCATTGCGCGCGCGCTGCGATCAGGTGTTCGTCTTCGGACAGTCCATGGGTGGCACCTTGTCGCTGCGATTGGCGGCCGACCGCGGCGAGCAGGTGGCGGGGCTCGTACTCGTCAACCCGTCCGTCTTCACCACCCGTCCCGACAGGCATCTCCTGCCTGTTCTGGCCAGAGTCGTCCCCGCGTGGCCAGGGATCGCGAACGACATCAAGAAGAAGGACGGCGAAGCCGAGGTCGCCTACGACAAGATTCCGGTCAAGGCCGCGTACTCCTTGAGCAAACTGTGGGCGAACGTGAAGCCGGACATTCCCCGCGTCAGCCAGCCGATCCTCATTTTCACGAGCCCCGACGACCACACAGTCGAACCGGAGAACTCGGACTACCTCCTTGAGCACGTCAACAGCGTGGACCGACACCAAGAGCTGCTGCCCGACAGCTACCACGTGGCCACTCTCGACAACGATGCCCCGCAGATCTTCGCCGACAGTCTGGCGTTCATCCAACGCCTCACCGAGTGA
- a CDS encoding lysophospholipid acyltransferase family protein, whose amino-acid sequence MLYWFLKRFLLGPWLRVLFRPWIEGQENLPEDGPAVLVSNHLSFSDSIFLPLLMRRRATFLAKSDYFTGTGPKGWFSRLFFGGTGQVPIDRSGGQASEAALNTGLRILGKGDLLALYPEGTRSPDGKLYRGRTGAARMALHAEVPVIPVAMIGTFEAQPTGQLKPSLRRIGVRIGRPIDLSRYYGMADDRFVLRSATDEMMYDLMQLSGQTYQDIYANVAKEQIKETRAAQRRA is encoded by the coding sequence GTGCTGTACTGGTTTCTCAAGCGCTTCCTGCTGGGCCCCTGGCTGCGGGTGCTCTTCCGGCCGTGGATCGAGGGTCAGGAGAACCTGCCGGAGGACGGGCCCGCGGTGCTGGTCAGCAACCACTTGTCCTTCTCGGACTCGATCTTCCTGCCCCTGCTCATGCGTCGGCGGGCCACGTTCCTGGCGAAGAGTGACTACTTCACCGGGACCGGTCCCAAAGGCTGGTTCAGTCGACTGTTCTTCGGGGGCACGGGGCAGGTTCCGATCGACCGCTCCGGTGGGCAGGCGTCCGAGGCCGCGCTGAACACCGGCCTTCGGATCCTGGGCAAGGGTGATCTTCTCGCCTTGTATCCCGAAGGGACACGATCTCCGGACGGCAAGCTGTATCGCGGTCGCACCGGAGCCGCTCGCATGGCGCTGCACGCCGAAGTCCCCGTGATCCCGGTCGCGATGATCGGCACGTTCGAGGCGCAGCCGACCGGACAACTCAAGCCCAGTCTGCGTCGCATCGGAGTACGGATCGGTCGACCCATTGACCTGTCCCGTTACTACGGCATGGCCGACGACCGGTTCGTCCTGCGCTCCGCGACGGACGAGATGATGTACGACCTGATGCAGTTGAGTGGTCAGACCTACCAGGACATCTACGCCAACGTCGCCAAGGAGCAGATCAAGGAAACTCGGGCAGCGCAGCGTCGGGCGTAG